The sequence CCATGAGCGGTCAGGCGTTGACGCTGTTCGCCATCATCACGCCGCTGAATCTGCTGGCGCTGTGGTGGCTGTCGCGCCGCAGCCCGCTGCGCGCCAATCCCGCCCAGGCGGTGGATGGCGCACCGATGACCCGCTGGCAGGCACTGTCCGGCTCGCTGACCCTTGCCGCCATGGTCGCGCTCGGCGTCGGCGCCGGCGTGCTGCTCAAGACCTTCGGCACCCAGCTTGATACCGACACCCTCGCCGAATGGGCCCTCTATGTGCTGCTGGCGCTGATCGGCTGCCAGCTCAGAAGCTCCGGCATGAGCCTGCGCCAGATCCTGCTCAATCGACACGGCCTGGTCATCGCGCTGACGGTGATGGCCAGTTCGCTGCTCGGCGGCCTGCTGGCGGCGCCTCTGCTGGCGCTGGAGTGGAATCAGGGCATGGCGATCTCGGCCGGCTTCGGCTGGTATTCCCTGTCGGGGATCCTGATCGGTGATCAGCTCGGGCCGATTCTCGGCGGCGCCGCCTTCTTCAATGATCTGGCGCGCGAGCTGCTGGCCTTCGTGCTGATCCCCCTGACCATCCAGCGCTACACGCCGCTGGCCATCGGTATCGGCGGGGCCACCTCGATGGACTTCACGCTACCGGTGATCCAGCAGACCGGCGGCGTGGCCTGCGTCCCGGTCGCCGTGGTCTCGGGCTTCCTGCTGTCGCTGGCAGCGCCGCCGATGATGCTGTTCCTGCTCTCGCTGAGTCACGTCTGATCCGCCGGGCAAGGCTTGCTCCCGGGCTGCCTTAACAGGGACACTCTTGTCCTCCTTCGCAGCCGCTTGAATGTCCATGCCCTCTCAGCCACA comes from bacterium Scap17 and encodes:
- a CDS encoding lysine exporter LysO family protein, producing MLSGLIFILLPLILGYLVRLTDPGRLAVVNRLVNASIYLILFLMGMGLAALEQLSVGMAAMSGQALTLFAIITPLNLLALWWLSRRSPLRANPAQAVDGAPMTRWQALSGSLTLAAMVALGVGAGVLLKTFGTQLDTDTLAEWALYVLLALIGCQLRSSGMSLRQILLNRHGLVIALTVMASSLLGGLLAAPLLALEWNQGMAISAGFGWYSLSGILIGDQLGPILGGAAFFNDLARELLAFVLIPLTIQRYTPLAIGIGGATSMDFTLPVIQQTGGVACVPVAVVSGFLLSLAAPPMMLFLLSLSHV